A genomic region of Pseudoalteromonas piscicida contains the following coding sequences:
- a CDS encoding hybrid non-ribosomal peptide synthetase/type I polyketide synthase, whose product MAIENERSVHPANDTLPIAIIGMGCRFPGHANSPELFWENIKHGVDCIIETPESRWNIDTHYSSVKANKGKLSSKWGGYVDDIDKFDPAFFGITPREAEFMDPQQRKLLEVTWEALEDGGQKPSELAGESVGVFMGGFTLDYKIMQFTNPDFDNIDAHTATGVMMTMLSNRISHTFDFNGPSMSIDTACSSSIVALDMACKSLQTGASNMALAGGVLLHLAPQYTVSESKGGFLSPTGFSHAFDDSANGYVRAEGAGVVVLKRLDDAIKDGDPIHAVILATGVNQDGKTQGITVPNGDAQLRLMKETYAKANIDPGKVQYIEMHGTGTPVGDPIEAKSVGTLLGINRNQDDKCYIGSVKTNIGHTEAAAGMAGLFKAVKAIQNKQIPPHLHLKSINPKIDYANAPYEIPTKLTPWPKHEGLAVAGVNSFGFGGTNSHAVIQEFVAPEVPSIPPANENGLKLYPLSARDQHGIHRLAKAHNEFLQDSDASLNDIIHTLGERREHHQYRHAICFKNAEDLQQQLQTLSHDAEFAAASTLRTLKKDEQKIVWVFTGMGPQWWAMGRELYQSEPTFKAMIDECDSYMSALTDWSLVDEMLADESASNMQYTWLAQTANFAVQVALAAMWRQHGISPDAIVGHSTGEAAAFYEAGVYSLKDACTIVVHRSRLQHQCRNTGKMMAVGLSDSDVTPYLNDQVEVAAVNSPNSVTLAGEENALHSIEAQLSEAGVFCKFLRVEVPYHSQFMEPIKAELLECLAGIQANTAHTPLYSTVTGTLAEGPELDANYWWLNVRQAVRFVDATRAILQQGYQAFLELGPHPVLGASIAETAEEQSCSSVVVSSMRRKSDEQHTYYHAAAQLFGLGFELNWSAINGRGKFTTLPTYPFLQERFWTEPEYFNQVRLGQSNHAFLGRKRSEAEHVWNAVTDTNRDSFLSCHQIQGNTLFPAAGFIEMAYAAAKETWGNGSYALDHFVIDKALFLNNEHAPNVQFILHHDEPNFKVVSLEDGKTTRHVQGTIRRVQSANLAEPIDLNAIRSAATSAQQHDEFYAHLKEFGYEYGPCFRAIEQIWATDNGVLAKISWPTQLERTAQFTLHPSLLDACFQTLVFTELAGANAQQFSIRLPVMLEEILLCEQNNTDFWCYTQITHRDDEKTVGDLYLCDESGQVFGVIKNFIAQSVDSAASGITTRTIDSWLYQVNWLAEPEQEIQETDTSGRWVLLADQSGTAEQVADRLAKLGHSSCIVKSGEYFDIDRGHCHAWLVPDSRDHLSQLIETLGKQEIRGVVHCFSLDNSAIESLTLAQLQRGKRHSLHSLLNLAKTVVEQDCKFPLYVVTRNASLVNSEQLTAVMSASLTGFSRVLAQQELVDNWGGLIDVDGQNDAEHITARLLSDRQEGEVAFRENQAYVARLEQATSLQSAFPTRVQSHKAQLITGAFGSIGQLVCQLLVDRGARNLILLGRSQLPERKSWSELTSSDRNYDRVRFIQHLESQGVNVSLWQTDLTRERELHAALESYHLSAQAPINGLFFCAGIVNDTLLGNMDTRAFDGVFDTKAIGALMLHKALSKVDLEHFVLFSSVAAQVTTAGQTNYASGNAFLDALAHYRRNQGLPALSINWGPWAIGMIEELGLAEHYKDQRGMNCISPSAGMAVLERILDQDQPQLLVCDADWSKVTNWYAGKPSLFSHLATQENDKQSHQEQDFAPLYQQTDSALRLPLVADHLANAVSQVLRCKREQVELDLSLGNLGIDSIMATELRNKVTTHFGETLTIVRLLSGASINELSIELNDKLVESLGFEVITTETSQVQPVSETKVNSIIVSDANVEAEFPLSYGQKAIWFINQLNPSSASYNIGGAMHIPSALNIDALKKALSAVVARHPMLRTNFFFKDGEPYQRVWTHREDALQVIDVHGKSWDDIQPMMIADNEQPFDLEHDPLFRLYLYKQNDQSYYFAVTIYHIISDAWSNYMFIDEMQSLYAHFAKSEPLALSEITSSYEKFVDWETRFVHSPRGAANYKFWQNHLPAEIPVLDLATDKPRPAVLTNVGDSYHFELDKALTSSLNTLAKAQGSTMFMALLSIYYAVMHKYTQQDEIIIGSPVAGRTNPEFSNVYGYFVNPLPLCARFDPETHFTSLLAQVKDITLNALDHQEYPFALLVDKLGIEHDASRSTVFQVMFVMLNHRVEQSHMDENNVAYYKGFPMQFMELPEEEGQFDITLSTYEENGVFKGTLKYNTDLFETETIAQLARDYIALTRMVVDSPNRPLSELTLASPDAIDALATFAESQKNAPALPTLVSQIENAAQHSPKLPALSIACEANVGELAATLSYCELNGQANQLARLINSQLDDQASQTIALHFEKSIALVVACIATLKAGHHFVVIDPQQPNERKQLLLEQSRCALLLCEEALTSDHPTLLWESFQSQRDEISEHNLALNHQPNDIAYIVFTSGSTGTPKGVQVSHQNWATIAVDWLAQFDLAPTTHHLQLASPTFDVFCGDLARAFYNAKHLVLCPKNMMLNMPVLYDLIETQQIDTVEFVPSVVRNLILFAKQSQVGFTSLRRVIVGSEQWQIAEYRALKGLLQEDARLFSSYGTSEATIDSSFFEESEQYLETSTTVPIGKPFNATQLILLDKQNRLVSSNAVGEIAIAGQGVSLGYLNNPEKNASQFIQLPVSENSTIRVYKTGDLGKWDKHGNLHILQRIDNQVKIRGHRVELGEIESSINQIPGIKRSYVKGIEVHGQTQLIAYFESELAVGTEFVLEQLENQLPSYMVPSRLVAIDQFPLLSNGKIDAAALPQVEVDELVRAFVAPATLFEQQLAEIWSNMLGQKSISLHDDFFALGGNSLYLIELMVRIQSAFSIKMEANQLFRFTTLHGMASAIEDVVTGKETGASPYLIFNAGQSSRLFALPPAGGYSIVYKAFADALPNTEVISFNYLESDTKVSDYADQIMQIQPHGPYTLFGYSLGGNLAFEIAKELESRGQRVGDVVILDSFRITETIKMREQDFAHFEQELKAHFARHTGSNTVHEHTLAQARDYIDWCYEVKNLGQVHAKLHFIVEQNAHAEAARLTSWDAASDAEVITYQGFGKHEEMLMPDMMQAGNGAIMQSILQDTQSQAVIATNVE is encoded by the coding sequence ATGGCAATCGAAAATGAACGCTCTGTTCACCCCGCAAACGACACGCTACCGATAGCAATTATTGGCATGGGTTGTCGTTTCCCAGGTCACGCGAATAGTCCTGAATTGTTTTGGGAAAATATTAAACATGGTGTCGATTGCATCATAGAAACCCCAGAATCGAGATGGAATATCGATACTCATTATTCGTCTGTAAAGGCGAATAAAGGCAAATTGAGCTCAAAATGGGGTGGCTATGTCGATGATATCGATAAGTTTGATCCAGCATTTTTTGGGATCACGCCTCGTGAAGCCGAGTTTATGGACCCTCAACAACGTAAATTGCTAGAGGTAACTTGGGAAGCGTTGGAAGATGGTGGGCAAAAGCCATCTGAGCTCGCAGGTGAGTCGGTCGGTGTTTTTATGGGTGGGTTTACGCTTGATTATAAAATTATGCAATTCACTAACCCAGATTTTGATAACATTGATGCTCACACTGCGACGGGTGTCATGATGACGATGCTTTCTAATCGCATCTCTCATACTTTTGACTTTAATGGCCCCAGCATGTCAATCGATACTGCTTGTAGCTCCTCCATTGTCGCGTTAGATATGGCCTGTAAAAGTCTACAAACCGGGGCCAGTAATATGGCGCTCGCAGGTGGTGTGCTATTACATTTGGCACCACAATATACTGTATCCGAGTCTAAAGGCGGTTTCTTATCTCCGACTGGTTTTTCTCATGCTTTTGACGACTCCGCCAACGGCTATGTCCGTGCTGAAGGCGCTGGCGTCGTTGTGCTCAAGCGCTTAGATGATGCGATTAAGGATGGCGACCCAATTCATGCGGTGATCTTAGCCACCGGTGTAAATCAAGACGGTAAAACACAAGGGATCACGGTACCAAACGGCGATGCCCAATTGCGCTTGATGAAAGAAACCTATGCCAAAGCGAATATTGACCCCGGTAAAGTGCAGTACATTGAAATGCACGGCACAGGCACGCCTGTTGGCGACCCTATTGAAGCAAAGTCAGTTGGAACACTCCTTGGGATCAACCGTAATCAAGACGATAAATGCTACATTGGCTCAGTAAAAACCAATATTGGCCATACCGAGGCAGCCGCAGGCATGGCTGGTTTGTTCAAAGCGGTCAAAGCCATTCAAAACAAACAGATCCCACCGCATTTACACTTAAAATCAATTAATCCTAAGATTGATTACGCCAACGCGCCGTATGAGATCCCCACTAAACTTACACCTTGGCCTAAGCATGAAGGTTTAGCCGTTGCGGGGGTAAACTCCTTTGGTTTCGGTGGAACCAATTCCCACGCGGTTATTCAAGAATTTGTTGCGCCAGAAGTGCCATCAATACCTCCAGCAAATGAGAATGGCCTAAAACTTTATCCATTGAGTGCAAGAGATCAACACGGGATTCATCGCCTTGCCAAAGCGCATAATGAATTTTTGCAAGACAGCGATGCATCACTCAATGATATTATCCACACATTGGGTGAGCGCCGTGAACACCATCAATATCGTCATGCAATTTGTTTCAAAAATGCAGAAGATCTGCAACAACAACTGCAAACATTAAGTCATGATGCTGAATTTGCTGCGGCCAGTACATTGCGCACACTGAAAAAAGATGAGCAAAAAATCGTGTGGGTTTTCACCGGCATGGGGCCGCAATGGTGGGCAATGGGCCGTGAGCTGTACCAATCAGAGCCAACTTTTAAAGCGATGATCGATGAGTGTGATAGCTATATGTCAGCGCTTACAGATTGGTCATTGGTTGATGAAATGCTTGCCGATGAATCAGCGTCAAACATGCAATACACTTGGCTTGCTCAAACGGCAAACTTTGCCGTACAAGTCGCACTTGCAGCAATGTGGCGTCAGCACGGCATTTCGCCTGATGCCATTGTTGGCCACAGTACCGGTGAAGCGGCGGCATTTTATGAAGCTGGGGTCTACTCATTAAAAGATGCTTGCACCATCGTAGTCCATCGTAGCCGTTTACAACATCAATGCCGCAACACAGGTAAAATGATGGCGGTAGGACTTTCTGACAGTGATGTCACGCCTTATCTCAACGACCAAGTTGAAGTTGCAGCGGTAAACAGTCCAAACTCTGTCACCCTCGCAGGTGAAGAAAATGCATTACACAGTATTGAAGCACAACTGAGCGAAGCGGGTGTGTTTTGCAAGTTTCTCCGCGTTGAAGTGCCCTACCACAGCCAGTTTATGGAACCGATAAAGGCCGAATTGCTCGAGTGTTTAGCTGGTATTCAAGCTAACACCGCACATACTCCATTGTATTCAACGGTAACAGGAACACTTGCTGAGGGACCTGAGCTTGATGCTAACTATTGGTGGCTCAACGTCCGTCAAGCCGTGCGCTTTGTTGATGCCACCCGCGCAATATTACAACAAGGTTATCAAGCATTTTTGGAACTAGGTCCACACCCTGTGCTTGGCGCATCTATTGCCGAAACAGCAGAAGAACAAAGTTGCTCAAGTGTTGTCGTCTCGAGTATGCGCCGTAAATCCGACGAACAACACACCTATTACCACGCTGCAGCTCAACTATTTGGTTTAGGCTTTGAATTAAATTGGTCAGCCATAAACGGTCGAGGTAAGTTCACTACTTTGCCAACTTACCCGTTCTTGCAAGAGCGCTTTTGGACCGAGCCTGAGTACTTTAATCAAGTGCGTTTAGGGCAAAGTAACCATGCTTTCTTGGGCCGTAAACGCAGTGAAGCTGAACATGTTTGGAACGCGGTAACCGACACAAATCGCGATAGTTTTTTAAGCTGTCACCAAATCCAAGGAAATACCCTCTTCCCCGCTGCTGGCTTTATTGAAATGGCGTATGCTGCAGCCAAAGAGACTTGGGGCAATGGCAGCTATGCACTCGACCACTTTGTAATCGATAAAGCGTTATTTTTGAATAATGAACACGCTCCCAATGTGCAATTCATTTTGCACCATGATGAACCGAATTTTAAAGTGGTAAGCCTTGAAGATGGTAAAACGACCCGCCATGTTCAAGGGACAATCCGCCGAGTACAAAGCGCCAACCTTGCTGAGCCTATTGATCTCAATGCTATTCGTAGTGCTGCCACCAGCGCACAGCAGCACGATGAGTTTTATGCACACCTAAAAGAGTTTGGTTACGAATATGGTCCATGTTTTAGAGCCATTGAACAGATCTGGGCAACAGACAACGGCGTGCTTGCCAAGATTTCTTGGCCTACTCAACTTGAGCGAACAGCACAATTTACCCTACACCCAAGTCTATTAGATGCATGCTTCCAAACGTTAGTATTTACGGAACTTGCAGGTGCTAATGCTCAGCAATTCTCTATCCGCTTACCAGTGATGCTAGAGGAGATCCTGCTTTGCGAGCAGAACAATACTGACTTTTGGTGTTATACCCAAATCACTCATCGTGACGACGAAAAAACGGTCGGTGATTTATACCTCTGTGATGAATCAGGTCAAGTCTTTGGTGTTATCAAAAACTTTATTGCGCAAAGTGTTGACTCCGCTGCAAGTGGGATCACCACCAGAACCATAGATAGCTGGCTTTACCAAGTTAATTGGCTTGCAGAGCCAGAGCAGGAAATACAAGAAACCGACACATCGGGTCGTTGGGTGCTCCTCGCAGATCAATCAGGAACAGCCGAACAGGTAGCCGACCGTTTAGCAAAGCTTGGCCACTCTAGCTGTATCGTTAAATCTGGAGAATATTTTGATATCGACAGAGGCCATTGTCATGCATGGCTAGTTCCCGATTCACGGGATCACCTGTCACAACTTATCGAGACTTTGGGCAAACAAGAAATTCGTGGCGTTGTGCATTGCTTTAGTCTAGATAACAGCGCAATAGAATCACTAACTCTTGCTCAGCTGCAAAGAGGAAAACGTCATTCGCTGCATTCATTGTTGAACCTGGCCAAAACCGTAGTGGAACAAGACTGTAAATTCCCGCTTTACGTGGTAACACGTAACGCTAGCCTCGTTAATAGCGAGCAACTTACCGCGGTGATGTCCGCTTCGTTAACTGGATTTAGCCGAGTGCTCGCACAGCAAGAATTGGTTGATAATTGGGGTGGCCTCATTGATGTTGATGGCCAAAATGATGCCGAACATATCACAGCCAGATTATTAAGTGACCGCCAAGAAGGGGAAGTTGCTTTTAGGGAAAATCAGGCCTATGTTGCTCGTTTAGAGCAGGCAACGTCACTTCAATCCGCCTTCCCAACTCGCGTGCAAAGCCATAAAGCACAATTGATCACGGGTGCATTTGGTTCAATCGGTCAGTTAGTTTGTCAGCTACTCGTCGATAGAGGTGCACGAAACCTCATTTTGCTTGGTAGGAGTCAATTACCTGAGCGTAAGAGTTGGTCAGAACTTACCTCAAGCGACCGTAACTATGATCGCGTTCGGTTTATTCAACACCTTGAGAGTCAGGGCGTTAATGTCTCGTTATGGCAGACAGACTTAACTCGAGAGCGTGAACTTCACGCGGCCCTTGAGTCTTATCATCTAAGTGCACAAGCACCGATCAACGGATTATTTTTCTGTGCTGGTATCGTCAATGACACCTTACTTGGCAATATGGATACCAGAGCATTTGACGGTGTGTTTGACACCAAAGCGATTGGTGCGTTGATGCTTCACAAAGCACTCAGTAAAGTTGACCTCGAACATTTTGTACTCTTCTCCTCTGTCGCGGCTCAAGTCACTACCGCAGGACAAACAAACTATGCTTCTGGCAATGCTTTCTTAGATGCCCTCGCCCACTACCGTCGCAATCAGGGTCTTCCGGCGCTGAGTATCAACTGGGGTCCTTGGGCTATTGGTATGATTGAAGAGTTGGGTCTCGCCGAACATTACAAGGACCAAAGGGGCATGAACTGCATCTCACCAAGTGCGGGGATGGCTGTGCTTGAACGTATTCTAGACCAAGATCAACCTCAACTCTTAGTGTGTGACGCCGATTGGTCCAAAGTAACCAATTGGTATGCAGGAAAGCCGAGTTTATTTAGTCACTTGGCTACCCAAGAAAACGACAAGCAAAGCCACCAAGAGCAAGATTTTGCTCCTTTATACCAGCAAACAGACAGCGCGCTTCGGTTACCGCTTGTTGCCGATCATCTCGCTAATGCTGTCAGCCAAGTATTACGCTGTAAACGAGAGCAAGTGGAATTAGATCTATCGCTCGGTAATCTCGGTATTGACTCTATTATGGCAACAGAGCTGAGAAATAAGGTCACCACCCATTTTGGTGAAACCCTAACGATTGTACGCCTTCTAAGTGGTGCATCTATCAACGAATTAAGTATAGAGCTTAATGACAAACTCGTTGAGTCGCTTGGCTTTGAAGTCATAACCACAGAAACATCACAGGTTCAGCCGGTTTCCGAGACCAAGGTTAACTCTATTATCGTATCTGATGCCAATGTGGAAGCTGAATTCCCACTTTCCTATGGACAAAAAGCGATTTGGTTTATCAATCAACTCAACCCAAGTAGCGCTTCCTACAATATCGGCGGCGCGATGCACATTCCTAGTGCACTGAATATCGACGCGCTGAAAAAAGCCCTTAGTGCTGTAGTAGCTCGCCACCCAATGTTAAGAACAAACTTCTTCTTTAAAGATGGCGAACCCTATCAAAGAGTCTGGACTCATCGCGAGGATGCACTGCAAGTCATTGATGTACATGGTAAGTCTTGGGATGACATTCAACCTATGATGATTGCAGACAATGAACAGCCTTTCGACCTTGAGCACGACCCACTGTTTAGACTGTATTTGTATAAGCAAAATGATCAAAGCTACTACTTTGCGGTAACAATTTATCACATCATCTCAGATGCATGGTCAAATTACATGTTTATCGATGAAATGCAGTCACTGTATGCACATTTCGCAAAAAGTGAACCGTTAGCACTCAGCGAGATAACGTCAAGCTATGAAAAATTTGTCGATTGGGAAACACGCTTTGTTCACTCTCCACGCGGCGCGGCAAACTATAAGTTTTGGCAGAATCACTTACCTGCTGAGATCCCCGTATTAGACCTTGCAACCGACAAACCTAGACCTGCGGTACTCACCAACGTTGGTGATTCATATCATTTTGAGTTAGATAAAGCCCTCACGTCTTCATTGAATACCCTTGCAAAGGCACAAGGGTCCACCATGTTCATGGCGTTGCTTAGCATCTATTACGCAGTCATGCATAAATATACTCAGCAGGATGAGATCATTATTGGCAGTCCCGTGGCCGGTCGTACAAATCCAGAGTTTTCAAACGTCTATGGTTACTTTGTGAATCCCCTACCGCTATGCGCAAGGTTTGATCCTGAAACGCACTTTACTTCGCTTTTAGCGCAGGTGAAAGACATTACCCTCAACGCACTAGATCACCAAGAATATCCGTTTGCGCTGTTAGTGGATAAGCTTGGTATTGAACATGATGCCAGCCGATCTACGGTATTTCAGGTCATGTTTGTAATGCTCAATCACCGCGTTGAGCAATCGCATATGGATGAAAATAATGTCGCGTACTATAAGGGCTTTCCTATGCAATTCATGGAGCTGCCTGAAGAAGAAGGTCAATTTGACATTACGCTTTCAACCTATGAAGAAAATGGCGTGTTCAAAGGCACATTAAAATATAATACCGACCTATTCGAAACCGAAACGATAGCGCAGCTAGCTCGGGACTATATCGCACTGACGCGAATGGTTGTTGACAGTCCAAATCGGCCACTTTCAGAGCTTACCTTAGCAAGTCCAGACGCAATAGATGCCTTGGCGACATTTGCTGAAAGTCAAAAAAACGCACCTGCATTACCGACTTTGGTCAGCCAAATAGAAAATGCGGCGCAACATAGCCCGAAGCTTCCTGCCCTTAGCATTGCCTGTGAAGCAAATGTTGGAGAACTTGCCGCTACTTTAAGCTATTGCGAACTGAACGGTCAGGCAAACCAGTTAGCGCGACTAATCAATTCACAGCTAGATGATCAAGCTAGTCAAACGATTGCCTTACATTTTGAAAAATCTATCGCATTAGTTGTTGCTTGTATCGCTACGTTAAAAGCAGGTCATCATTTTGTGGTAATTGACCCACAGCAACCCAATGAACGCAAGCAGCTGTTGCTTGAGCAAAGTCGCTGCGCGTTACTACTTTGCGAAGAAGCGCTAACATCAGATCACCCGACACTACTTTGGGAAAGCTTCCAAAGCCAACGAGATGAAATCAGCGAGCACAATTTGGCGTTAAATCATCAGCCAAATGACATCGCGTATATTGTCTTTACTTCTGGCTCTACGGGGACGCCAAAAGGTGTTCAGGTTAGCCACCAAAACTGGGCTACGATCGCCGTGGACTGGTTAGCTCAATTTGATTTAGCACCCACCACTCATCATTTACAATTGGCCAGTCCAACCTTTGATGTGTTTTGTGGCGATCTCGCGCGCGCATTTTACAATGCGAAGCACTTAGTGTTGTGTCCTAAAAATATGATGCTGAACATGCCGGTGTTATATGACCTCATTGAGACACAGCAGATTGATACGGTTGAGTTTGTGCCCTCTGTGGTTCGTAATCTCATCTTATTCGCAAAGCAAAGTCAGGTTGGATTCACCAGCTTACGTAGAGTGATTGTTGGCTCTGAGCAATGGCAAATCGCTGAATACCGCGCACTCAAAGGATTGCTACAAGAAGATGCTCGACTATTTAGCTCCTACGGCACATCTGAAGCAACCATAGACAGTAGCTTCTTTGAGGAATCAGAGCAGTACTTAGAAACCAGTACGACAGTGCCAATCGGCAAGCCTTTCAATGCAACGCAACTTATCTTGCTCGATAAGCAAAACCGATTGGTATCGAGTAACGCAGTCGGCGAAATTGCAATTGCAGGGCAAGGCGTAAGCCTTGGCTACCTCAATAATCCAGAGAAAAATGCCAGTCAATTTATTCAACTTCCCGTATCAGAAAATAGCACCATACGGGTGTATAAAACGGGTGATTTAGGTAAGTGGGACAAACACGGAAACCTACATATTCTGCAACGTATCGACAACCAAGTAAAAATACGAGGTCACCGCGTTGAGCTAGGAGAAATTGAGTCTAGCATCAACCAGATCCCTGGAATTAAGCGAAGCTATGTAAAAGGAATAGAAGTACATGGGCAAACCCAATTAATTGCCTACTTTGAGTCGGAGCTTGCGGTCGGTACTGAATTTGTCCTCGAACAGTTAGAGAACCAGCTACCAAGCTATATGGTACCTAGTAGGCTAGTTGCCATTGATCAATTTCCATTACTGAGTAACGGTAAAATCGATGCGGCGGCATTGCCACAGGTTGAAGTCGATGAGTTGGTAAGAGCATTCGTAGCGCCTGCCACCTTATTTGAGCAGCAGCTCGCTGAGATTTGGTCCAATATGCTAGGGCAAAAATCCATTAGTCTTCATGATGACTTTTTTGCCCTCGGCGGTAACTCTTTATATTTGATTGAGCTAATGGTCAGGATCCAATCAGCCTTCAGCATCAAAATGGAAGCTAATCAGCTATTTAGATTTACAACCTTACATGGCATGGCGAGTGCAATTGAAGATGTAGTAACAGGAAAAGAAACGGGCGCGTCCCCTTACCTTATCTTCAATGCGGGTCAATCTAGTCGTTTATTTGCACTGCCGCCAGCGGGTGGTTACAGCATCGTCTACAAGGCATTTGCCGACGCATTGCCTAACACTGAAGTGATCTCTTTTAACTATCTCGAAAGTGACACTAAGGTTAGCGACTATGCCGACCAAATTATGCAAATTCAACCTCATGGTCCCTATACCCTATTTGGATACTCCCTTGGCGGTAATTTAGCCTTTGAGATTGCTAAGGAGCTGGAAAGCCGAGGTCAACGTGTCGGGGATGTAGTGATCTTAGACTCATTCAGGATCACCGAAACAATCAAAATGCGGGAACAAGACTTCGCGCACTTTGAGCAAGAGTTAAAAGCACATTTCGCCCGCCACACCGGCTCAAATACGGTACACGAGCATACACTGGCACAAGCGAGAGACTATATTGATTGGTGTTATGAAGTGAAAAATCTAGGTCAGGTTCACGCAAAACTGCACTTTATCGTCGAGCAAAATGCACATGCAGAAGCTGCTCGTCTAACCAGTTGGGATGCAGCATCAGACGCCGAGGTCATTACCTATCAAGGTTTTGGTAAACATGAGGAGATGTTGATGCCAGATATGATGCAGGCAGGCAACGGCGCAATTATGCAAAGTATTCTGCAAGATACCCAAAGCCAAGCGGTAATAGCAACAAACGTGGAGTAA
- a CDS encoding phytoene desaturase family protein has product MTTQRQSMIIIGAGMGGLSTGSYAQMNGYKSVILELHDIPGGCCTSWERRDYIFDWCISWLLGSGTGNGMNQIWQELGALDDKEIRDFEIFNSVIDEELGEVHFYADPDKLEAHLLSISPADKKLIKQFCDGIREFVKMIDAYPFLVPVGIMSRWQKLKMMWPFIKKFNLIRKSMATLMSDFAAKFSHPLLQKAFNVIFYEQHPSFPLLPFYFNLACAAKKNAGVPEGGSLGLAQSMEARYKKLGGDIIYNTRVHKILVEDNKAIGVELSDGQKMYADIVISACDGTDVVKNMLDGQYSSSVLDKLYDELRETDGQMFPGYVSVFLGVNKDYTHQPHCRTHLLDQQDLVHCPGMTHPGINVQVRNVHYPHIAPEGKSVLYITYFSTYEPWAELNNFQETTATKRHHTRVKRSVQYRLAKKTLGEFIIDKLSTHFEGLKEHIEYIDIATPLTQVRYTRNSKGTVLAWQPFLESGESLEDEINANGTTGLPGLSNFYMAGHWVTTGGLIRAAATGRHVLHFVCRDDDKPFQAWIGENSLHQPQSYSEQKQHVA; this is encoded by the coding sequence ATGACCACACAAAGACAATCTATGATCATCATAGGTGCCGGCATGGGTGGACTCTCAACCGGTAGCTATGCACAAATGAACGGCTACAAGAGCGTGATCTTAGAACTGCACGATATTCCAGGCGGCTGCTGCACATCGTGGGAACGCAGAGATTATATTTTTGATTGGTGTATTAGCTGGCTACTGGGTAGTGGCACAGGCAACGGCATGAATCAAATCTGGCAAGAGTTAGGTGCGCTGGATGATAAAGAAATTAGAGACTTTGAAATCTTCAATTCAGTTATTGATGAAGAGTTAGGAGAAGTACATTTCTACGCAGATCCAGATAAACTTGAAGCCCACCTCTTGAGCATTTCTCCCGCTGACAAGAAACTCATCAAACAATTTTGCGATGGCATTCGCGAATTCGTCAAAATGATAGACGCTTATCCTTTTCTGGTGCCAGTTGGCATTATGTCACGCTGGCAAAAGCTAAAAATGATGTGGCCGTTTATCAAAAAATTTAATTTAATCCGCAAATCCATGGCGACATTGATGTCGGACTTTGCCGCTAAGTTTTCACACCCGCTGCTGCAAAAGGCATTTAACGTTATCTTTTATGAGCAACATCCTAGTTTCCCGCTATTACCTTTCTACTTTAATTTGGCCTGCGCGGCGAAAAAAAATGCAGGTGTGCCCGAAGGTGGCTCCTTAGGCCTCGCACAATCGATGGAAGCAAGATATAAAAAGTTGGGGGGTGACATCATATACAACACCCGAGTACACAAGATCTTGGTCGAAGACAACAAAGCCATCGGTGTCGAGCTCAGCGATGGCCAAAAAATGTATGCTGATATCGTGATCTCAGCATGTGACGGTACGGATGTGGTAAAAAACATGCTTGATGGCCAGTATTCCAGCTCTGTGTTAGACAAGCTATACGACGAGTTAAGGGAGACCGATGGTCAAATGTTCCCAGGATACGTCTCTGTATTTTTGGGAGTAAACAAGGACTATACCCATCAACCTCATTGCCGCACCCACTTGTTAGACCAACAAGATCTGGTCCACTGCCCTGGTATGACGCACCCGGGGATCAATGTGCAGGTGCGCAATGTGCACTACCCGCATATCGCCCCAGAAGGCAAATCCGTGCTTTATATCACTTACTTCTCAACTTATGAGCCATGGGCTGAATTAAATAATTTCCAAGAAACAACGGCGACTAAACGCCATCACACTAGGGTCAAGCGTAGCGTTCAATATCGCCTCGCTAAAAAGACCTTAGGTGAATTTATAATCGATAAGCTCTCCACTCATTTTGAGGGACTAAAAGAGCATATCGAATATATCGACATCGCGACCCCTTTGACCCAAGTTCGCTATACCCGCAACAGCAAAGGAACGGTATTGGCGTGGCAGCCATTTTTGGAAAGTGGTGAAAGTTTAGAAGACGAAATAAATGCCAACGGGACAACGGGACTGCCAGGCCTTAGCAACTTTTATATGGCTGGTCACTGGGTGACAACCGGCGGGTTGATCCGTGCAGCAGCTACAGGCAGACATGTTCTGCACTTTGTATGCCGTGATGATGACAAGCCGTTTCAGGCTTGGATCGGTGAAAACTCACTACACCAACCTCAATCTTATAGCGAACAAAAGCAGCATGTTGCTTAA